Genomic window (Leishmania braziliensis MHOM/BR/75/M2904 contig, possible fusion of chromosomes 20 and 34):
CTCTGCCCTCGAGCCCCACgtcttctttctccccctcagCCCGGTCTTCATCGAACCCGGCGAGCTTGGCGACAGCTGGGTGATTGGCGCCATGGCGGCTGTCGCGGAGCACAcacatctcctcctccgcatgTTTCGGCACCCCTTCAGTCAGCAACGAGGCGCCGCAGAGCAGTGCCTTGGCGCGTATCGTGTGACGCTGAACGTGCGAGGGTGGTGGCACAGCGTCGTGGTCGACGACTACTTCCCCATCACGGAGGGCGGCTGTTACATCAAGTACGCGCACAGTCGCCGCGATGTGCGGGAGCTTTgggtgtcgctgctggagaaggcgtatGCTAAGGTTCGTGGCGGCTACTCTAACATCGTCACCGGCGACCCGCTTATGGCGCTGCGTGACTTTACCGGTTGGCCGTGCTCCCGCTACGACATCGCGCACTTCAACAATATCGCTTTAGCGTCGTCCAGCTTTGCGTCACGGCTCTTACGGTACGACCAGCACGGATTTCAGGTCATCTTGCACACGGCTCCCCTCTTCGATTCTGATGGCACGATGCTCCAGACCGACATCGGTATCTCGCCAGCGGAGGCCGCGTTGCCGTCAATCGTGGAGGCTTctggaggtggcgcatgCGCTGGTGCAAGCGCTGCCCGCGGGCTCATCGCTGGGATGGTGTATCCCGTCATGCGCATCTTGCGCCTCAGCATCGATACACTTCGTGCGGAGCTGACGCTGTTCCAGGTGCGCAATCCGTGGCGAGACGTGGCGGCGTGGAAAGGAAGGTGGCGATGCGGGAGTCGCCTCTGGAAGCAGTGGCCGTAtgttgctgcggcgtgtCACATGCAGGAGTGCTCGCATCTCGATGTCAATGGCGACGTGACGTTATCAACGGACAATCTCCGAGATAAATCAGTGGCACCATCGGCACCGCAGGCGGCCACCACTAATGCGTGCGCCTGTCGCCGCAACCAGTACATCTGGGTAGAGTGGTCAGAGGTTTACCGGTACTTTTCTGGATGTGGCGTCGTGTTCCGCCTTCCCCTTCACCACGAATATCGTGTAAAGGGTGTGTTCGAGGCTACGTGCCcatctgtgtgcgtgcgggtgtCGGTGGTCGCGCGCACTTTCATTGGCGCCATGCTGTCTATAGGCGAAACAGTCGGGGCCAGGTCCTTGGCGACGAACACAGGCGACACGAGCCCATACCCGCCCATCATGCTCACTCTGGCGCGAGAGCAGGATGGTGTGCTGCACCTCGTGTGCAACTCGCAGCTTGACCCTGACAATCCGTCAGCGCGCTTTACCTTTATGCAGACTCACGACGCGAGCCTCTTCTACCCACTGACGCCAGAGAACTCGCCATACTGGCTGATCCCTCGAGTCCTCGCGCCTCAGGTGCCcaatgctgctgccgctactgATGGCGGTGCGAGCGCACCGGCACCAGATCCCCCGCGACTTCCGTATGTGCTTGGTCTTTTCCAAGAGGAGCAGGCAGGAGAAAATGGATGGCGAGCCGAGTTCTACCACCTGCCCCCGACATCCGCAGCCTTCCGAAACAGCACGTCGTTTTCCCTGGGCAGCAACGTgcgggcggtggtggccatgTTCCAGGCCAAAGCACCTCACGCGGCCTTCCCGAAAACGTATGTGAACACGGAAGTGTCGGAGCGGGAGGCAACACCGGTGGATGAGTTTGTTGGTGCAGCACAGACGCCAAGGtgacgcgcgtgtgcgcacgtcGAAGCCCGGGCGCCTTTCTGTTGCACCCCTCTCTCATCCCGACTCGTGGGTGTACTGCCGTTGGCAGCGTaacgtctctctccttttcgccTTTACTCGCCCCTCCGGCTGTACGACTACTGGACTTGGTGGAGTGCTCTCTACTTCCTTCAAACTCACACTCTGTCTACTCTTCATGTCGCTTTTCTTGTCGTTTCTCTTCACACTTTGGAATGTACACAATCATCAGCTTTGCGCCACATCCaccccttttttgttttgcgcCCTCCCCCGGCCTTCTCTCGCCGTGCACGTCTTCCCCCCTGTCCTGCCTCTTGTTGCACACAGAAACAGCAGTAGGGTGTGTCGCAGGGGTGCCgttgctgtgtgtgtgtgtgtggagaaaGCGCAGTGCTAACTGAGGTTATTCTCTTTTCGTGTGTGTTAGGCTTCTGTGCTTGCCTTCGCGCAAGAGGAGACTGCTACCCAGAGCGGagcggtggggtggggtggggtggggggatcAAGGCTCCATTGATCTCCTGGAGAAAGGAATGAAAGAAAGGGCCGCAAGAAATGATCTTTGCTCCGCTTTGCATATCTGTCCAGTGGCACATAGATAGCCTCATAATGACTTGCACGGAGGggtgaggcgcagctggaaAGAGCTACACCCACTCATACATCTTCTCACTTACTGCCCATCGAATGGCTACGCTGCGCACCAGGTGACCGGCAACTGGGTGTCTCTTGTTCCGCTTTCACTGCACAGACTTGAGCCTATGCCTCCCATCTCCGTGTACTTCTCTCATCCTTCTTCCAACACAACTACACcgatccctctctctctctctgtgcgtcttGTGGAGCATAATGTCcactttctcctcctcctaaCACGCACTACACACCTGTATCACCACCATTAAATTTTATTTCTCTCACAAGCGCTGGATTCAGTGACTACGACATTTTACGTCTTCTTCCGATattcctcctctgccttctcccACGACCGACTTTGCGtgcacaccgacacacacgtTCGGTCTCAATCAGACACTTTATCATTGTTGGATTGGTATATACATAGCGCGAGCAAGCCAGCTTGCGCTGGCTATTCTTCTGTTGTACCCCCTTTTCATTGTTGCTGTGCTCGAtccctccttttttcgtAGCTGTCTGCCCATCTTTCCTCTTTCGTGTTCATTTGTTTTCCTCTAGAGACATCATGGGCTGCTTCAACTCGACCGACTCCGTGCCTCTTCAGGACCCCACAAGGGGGTACATGTACACGAACCCCAAGGCGAAGGGGACGAAAGAGGCGCTCTTTGGTGGACTCCTCTACCGCATCATTGACGAGCAGGAGGGGTGCTGGGCCTTCTACAACAACTCGAAAGACTACGAGTTTCACATCAAGTACCTGTTTGGTGCTGATAGTCACGTGAACGCACTGAGCGACACCGCAGTGACGGTGCAGGATGACGGCATTCTCGCCGAGGTGTCCGTTTACCCGTTGGAGACGAAGGACTTTGTGCGGGGCATGATCGACGGCTACGAGAGCAAGCTTGAGGCACTACCGCTATCGGAGGAGTACTTTGCGCAGCATCCGGAGCTCGACGAGGCAGCTTACTACCGCCGTCTCGAGGCGCCCAAGAGCAACCAATTCTAGGCCTTCCCCAAGGAAGACCTCTTAGTGTCACCTCTTTACGCAcgtgtctttttttttttgcgtctGCGTATGaagtggaggcggtgctgctggtgcctgTGCGTCAGCCCTCTTTGGTTTTCCTCTTTTGCTTTTCGTTGCTTGCCTCTTACACTCCCCCTCTACCTCCTTGTATGCATGCCGACGAtgtttctcctttctctttctgcatGCATGCGCGTATACGTGcacgcttttcttttcgcttctttgcGGCCGCGAATCTACTTACATACGGATGCAAGGGGTGAGAAGAcccggggaggggggggggcggcggcggcggtttttttttttactcgATGTCGTATTCTTAATGATGTGCTCTTCTCCGTGCTGCGTGTTTTGTTTCTAATGTGCACTCACAGTCTGTCTGTGTCACCGGTCCGGCACTCGACGGcgaagggcagcagcagctgcacatgGTCAGTTTGTTCTCcacggagaggaggaaagctGGATTGGAATGGAGCAAAGCGGACAAAAAAGTGGAACAGGAAGAACACTCGATATCTTCACCCTTGACTCCGCTCTGTTATTATTTTCTTTGCTGTCCGTCACGtctctgtgttttttttttttcttcttaCTCTCACTCTCGCCCTCACCATCTCTCGCTTTGTATCCATGTGCGTAggctcttctccccctctttttctaTTTTCTCACGCTATGCCGCATTTTTGTTATCATTGCTGCTACATGTACGTGCTTCCTCTGATGACGGCGGGGCTGGGACAcccctcagcgcgtggcctCTCAGGGCCCAGTgcccccactctctgtgtggcgaagccaggcagcccccctaccccctgccaatgccgagccacgcctggcggtggcgaccagcagaatgggagcggctgtgaggcggcctgcgggATGAGTGGTTGGATGGGCAGAGCTTGGGACAAGAGGCCGTGCACCGATGACCGAGCTGGCGCGTTGCTGTACCGCATGTCCAGCGCTGCTTGGCGCCACGCAATGGGGTCTGTGGCAGGGTCTGAGTGGAGGGGAACTCGACTCGTGTTCTGTGGCAGATAATAGAGAGCTTGCGACAATGATTTGTTTCTACTTTGGCTCTCCATCAAGTGATGCTCTTTATGATTGCAGGtgaactgctgctgccgcctctccttccctctccctttctcagTTACATGTTTGCTTGTGATGTTGTGGAGTGTGAGGTTGTGATTCTGGCCGCTGTTTTCTGGTTTCTTTAGTGTTGTTTCCtatccttttttttttctcttagAATGGCGATGCCTGTCTTTGTGTCCGGGGGTTTCTCGCTCTTCACCTCATCTTTCTCTCGTTATGTGTATTCAGGCAGAGTgtcttcaccttctctttGTTGTGTCTGTTTAGTGATGTATGGAAACAGAGCTGATTtgctgtctttttttttttgtttctctcgaTTTCCTCCGCACATTTCCCTCAGGGCTACGCCTATTCTTTTGtcgccgctctctccctctccccctctccctctcttgtaTGCGGGTTGATATTTTGGATGGGCGGAGTTGATTTCGGTCTCTTGTCTCTTTTTTGCACGCATCCAAAtctttctcttcgctttGCATGCGcacctctcctttcttcgttctccgcttctctctcattcCCAAGCTTCCCACAGAGTGctggttgtgtgtgcgttcaCGAGGCGATGCAGACCTTCGACGCTTctcagaggaagaggaaaaaaaaataaaaacaTGTGCAAAAGCTACGGAATGCAAAATGCACATATCTGTTCCCTCTCGCAAGACGCGTTTTACACAGGAGTGAAATGCGAATGCGAGCTATCATGTGTCGTGTGCGGCTGCCTTGTGAGCTGCACAGTGTCGTTGAGGAAGGCACTGCCTGTAGTGCGTCAATAATGGAAATGTCCATGACACACCGATGCCCCCAGTACAGTTGAACGAAACCTTCGGCTGCATGTGCAAGCGCTCCTGCCAtttgcgccccccccctccccctcccttgtCCGCTCTCCAAAGGGCTGTGGTGAGTCCCAGGGAAAAAAAATCGAAGCGGTGCCCCATCCATCCACCTCCatctttccccctctcatcACTGCATCTTCTCActcgcccacacacacacccacccacagtGTATTGCAGATTAGCCCCTTTCTCGCGCTCGTTTTTCTCAGCTTTTGCACTGCTGCTTacccgccaccccctccttcctcctcctgctctctctctacttcCCTCCCACTCCGCACCAGCACCTCATCATTAGCCGACGCCTCGTTTACACATTAGCGAGGTCTCGGTGTGTTTGTGTACGCCCGctactcttctctctttcttccacTTGTCATCATTTGTTGAATCGACACCACAAAGCCCAAAAGAAAGAAGACCATAGCATCACGATGGGGTCCGGCAAGTCCAAGGAGGCCGCTTTGGTGACCTACAAGAATGGCAGGCCCACCGTCAAGGGGACCAGGACATACTCGATGTTCAGCAATATTCTTTACCGCATTGCCGACACGGACGCCAACCGCTGGGCCTTCTACAACGATAGCAAGGATTACATCATTCATGTAGCCATCCTCTTCGACTACGACTCGCAGATAGTGCCCCTTGGCGACACTACTGCCTTCCGCATTGATGACCCGGATGAAGGTAACGAGGACGACTTTGGCAAGTATCTGTGCGAGGTGGATGTGCGCCCGCTCGAGACACAGCTGTTCGTCGAGGGGTCTGTGACGGGGTGGCGCGTCGATACCCTCGAAGCCCGCACGGCTGAGGATGAGCGTGAGTACCGCCTTTAGGTTGCACATATGTGGCGAGAAGCGGGGAGGACAGGTAGGCGGAACATGAAGGAGACCAACACACAGTCTCGTGCCTCACTAACTTGTCCTTACGACTTGCACTGTGCACTCATGCctgtgctcctctctcttttctcttctctcttcttctttctgtCGTTCTATTCCTGTGAGAGCTTCCCTGGCCTCTATGAAGGTGCCGCAGAGCATGGCAGGAGGGTGTTagtggagagaggcggcaaCGAAGCGGAGTGATGAAgacgaaaagagggaagtgTTAGGATCAATAGGAGGGGAGGTTTAAAAGCGAGGATATTAGCGCTCACTGGCGCATTAGGGAGCTCGCGTGCGTGTAGGGGAGATACAAagcccttttctctcccttgtGTCCTCGTTTCTTGTACTCTCTCTCCATAGCCCTTTTGTGCTAtccttgtctctcttcttttccccactTCTTTCTGTCTGTGGTCGCTGTGACTGGGAAGCATCAGCTTTGTCCTCGCTGCTATCTTTCTGCGTAGACGCTCGAGACGGTGCAAacgtgtgtttgtgcgcgtttttttgttttgttttgcttgcGGTTGTTTtgttctttgctctctttactctcctcatctctcgctgcctctctcttcttcctgtGAGGGCGCGCCTTGTGTGTTTCTGCACCTCTTCGTTACTCTTTTACCTACACGCGCTTTTTccttcgccctctctctccacgtCGCTGTGACTCACTTCATTTTATTTCtttatttttcttttcttgttcCTTTGTCTGTCACACGTGTGCCATCGCTTCCGATCGTTGGCTCTTGTCCACTTCGCACTTTCTGTCTTCTGTCATCCTGTTGTTCACGCAACGGCCGATGTACACACGTGCCTATGTATGCGTGTAgtgtatatgtatatatgtgtgtgtgccggtAAAATCGCTTGACCTGTGCATAGTCAtgtctttctcctcttccctttccttcctctgtGGCGTATCTTTGATTGTTTCTCAGTGTGCacgcctttccctctctaCGCGCTTGTGTGTATATATGAGGGAGGGGAATATGAGTGCGCTGGTTGAGAtagttgtgtgtgtgcctctccatctcttttTGCGCTCACTATGTCTGTCTTTCCTACCTTgctccctgtgtgtgtgtgatttCTCtattccctcccccctttctctttggGGATTCATTACTGTGACTGCAGTCATTGACGTTGTGCATGCGAGTCGCTCCTCCTACTCGCTTGCAAACAGtcgttttccctctctttgttcaGCTCTGTAACTCTTCCGCGGCTCTCTCTATCTCCTGTGTCTTTCGTGCACTAGCAAGGAGTGGCGACGCACGTGCGGTTCGTGGCTCTCCCTTATTCTTTCCTCAGACTACTCCCCCATCTCCTCCCATCAGATGTTCTaccttcttttcttcgtttttttcttgaTGATCACTTTTTATGGCAGAATGGATAGGGGAATGGACAGAGCGCTGCGTATGCGCTCGAGAGGGATAACAATGGCACCAGGCTATTTGCAAGCACAAACATATCAGCAACGAGAGCAGCATCCCTGGAATCCTCGTCAAGGTTCTCAGCATGGTggaggtgagagagaagtATCGTGATGTAGATGGCTGCTGACCTTTCACCACTTAGCCCCTCTTGTTTTCCATGCCAATGActgtacccccccccccctgtgcgtcactgatggaggaggggcggggcCTCAAATTACACGTTGCGGTGGTGATATGGAGGCGTGTACCACATGTTTGGCTCTTTTGTGTCCTGCTactgctctcctctccttccccacccctctctctctccctcgttttCTCTGCTTTTCTTTTAGCATTGCTAGGCTGAAacttcctctctccgccaccAGTAGGCGCGTGTgagatgaggagaggggcggtccttcttcccctctgccTGCCTCATacctctcccccactctgcTGCGGCCCTGTCACAGCTACTGTGCTGCTTTGGACgacctccttcccccttttctctcccctttccctccacctctctgccagtgggtgggcgtgcgtgtgtgtgtgcttgtgtgtgggaggagggTACTCGCCGACTcaaaaaagaagggagaagtGGACAGAGGGCAAATTCAGAGCGAGCGAagaaggcagaggcagcagcagcagcagcgcacattTTTTTCAAGTGCACGCATTATCGCTGCGAATATAATCACCACCTCTTACCTCCTCATTGCATTTATCCACTCACGTGTTGTCAAGTTTGTGTGGGATGCCAATGTCGGCTACTTCTTCATCAACCTGGCCGGTGTGTCACCGCAACGATTCACCGCTGAGGACGGTGCTCTCAGCGCCAGACATGGAATCGCTAGATGAGATCACAGACGGGGATGTGCAGGAGCTTCTACTGGCCATGGGCTCTCCAGCCGGTGGCCATGACCGTGGTGCAAGACTGACGGatgcggaggcggtggaggacgACTGCGCCGTCTCGTACTCCGCTACCGTAGTACACTCACACGAAGAGTCGCCGgcccagcagcaacaactgCAACAACGGTCTTTTACCTCCTCCAGTGCCTACGTCGCTGCTCACTCTCGCTGTGTGCCTCTTCCACATCACGCGATGCCGTCTCCCATGACGACTGAGTTCCAAAGTACTCTCCCGTTTAGTGGGCGTCGCACGTCTGTCACGTCAACACTCCCACAAGCCGTACCATTGTTTCGGTCAAATGCGTTTGCAGAGCAGAACAATGTGGCTGTGGCATCGAAAAGTTCGACTCCGTCGTCACcgtccaccaccgctgtTTCTC
Coding sequences:
- a CDS encoding putative calpain-like cysteine peptidase, whose amino-acid sequence is MAAVAEHTHLLLRMFRHPFSQQRGAAEQCLGAYRVTLNVRGWWHSVVVDDYFPITEGGCYIKYAHSRRDVRELWVSLLEKAYAKVRGGYSNIVTGDPLMALRDFTGWPCSRYDIAHFNNIALASSSFASRLLRYDQHGFQVILHTAPLFDSDGTMLQTDIGISPAEAALPSIVEASGGGACAGASAARGLIAGMVYPVMRILRLSIDTLRAELTLFQVRNPWRDVAAWKGRWRCGSRLWKQWPYVAAACHMQECSHLDVNGDVTLSTDNLRDKSVAPSAPQAATTNACACRRNQYIWVEWSEVYRYFSGCGVVFRLPLHHEYRVKGVFEATCPSVCVRVSVVARTFIGAMLSIGETVGARSLATNTGDTSPYPPIMLTLAREQDGVLHLVCNSQLDPDNPSARFTFMQTHDASLFYPLTPENSPYWLIPRVLAPQVPNAAAATDGGASAPAPDPPRLPYVLGLFQEEQAGENGWRAEFYHLPPTSAAFRNSTSFSLGSNVRAVVAMFQAKAPHAAFPKTYVNTEVSEREATPVDEFVGAAQTPR